GTCGATGGTGACAATTGGCGGATCGATATTCGGGTATTCACGCAAGCTCATTCGATCGAACGCCATCAGCCCGAAGGCAAACAGCAATAAAGAAGCAACGGTTGCCAGGATGGGGCGTTTAACAGAGGTATCGGATAACCACATATTAGCGCCCCGGTTTTAATAGTTCGGCTTGTGAGACATCATTCTGCAAGCCTTTCAGGGCGATTTTTGCCTTGCTGTTAACGCGCATCACACCTTGACTGACAACCCTGTCACCAGCATTGATGCCGCTTAGTATTTCACTGTATACAGGGCCGACGTCACCCACCTTGACCTGTACTTTTTCTGCTTTATAGAGGTTGTTGTCCTGCGCCTTGAGACGGTATATAAAAACCTTGTCGCCGAGCATTAGCAAAGCGCTATTGGGAACCTGGAGTTGCTGTTTCTGTTTAAGGTTAATCAGTGCTTCCACCAACATATTGGTTTTCAGTAATTTTTGTGGGTTATCGACCAATGCCTGAACTTGAATCATGCGGCTTTGCGCTTCAAGTTGAGCGCTGATCGCGTTGATTTGCCCCTGAAACAACTGATCGGCATAGGCCGAAGTATAGATTTCGACCGATTGTCCGACCGACAGTTCGGCAAGATAATCGGCCGGCACCAGGAAATTCATTTTCATTGTCGCTAACTGGTCGAGAGTGGTGAGAGGATCTCCGCTATTGACGACCTTGCCGATTGCCAGATTGATTAAACCGATTTCACCATCAAAGGGGGCGTATAGTTTACGGTCGCTGATTTGCTG
Above is a window of Thiomicrorhabdus sediminis DNA encoding:
- a CDS encoding efflux RND transporter periplasmic adaptor subunit is translated as MQLLLSGLLLVSWQQAQAEKPPIAVIGYQVEKVSVDQQLNALGSLQAQQSTQLAFGASDILQKIHVRSGQTVKQGELLFELNHSEQLAQLEQARAIEKEAQNQYNRVKKGLSRTTVTQALLDERYRQWQTAIAQRKIYQQQISDRKLYAPFDGEIGLINLAIGKVVNSGDPLTTLDQLATMKMNFLVPADYLAELSVGQSVEIYTSAYADQLFQGQINAISAQLEAQSRMIQVQALVDNPQKLLKTNMLVEALINLKQKQQLQVPNSALLMLGDKVFIYRLKAQDNNLYKAEKVQVKVGDVGPVYSEILSGINAGDRVVSQGVMRVNSKAKIALKGLQNDVSQAELLKPGR